A single Pristis pectinata isolate sPriPec2 chromosome 6, sPriPec2.1.pri, whole genome shotgun sequence DNA region contains:
- the hrh1 gene encoding histamine H1 receptor codes for MTINTTISSTHVPNYTVENYAKEYAHQWYPVMSILLALALSFISLLTAIMNVLVLYVVKRERKLHNIANMYIVNLSLADLFVGMTVMPLSIIYMLENEWKLGRVICQFWLSMDYVNSTASIFSLFILSVDWYHSVLHPLRYLKYRTRTRAVAMIAGAWLLSLTWLIPILGWHSIANRGIRTVANNKFDTEFRYVIWFKILTAALNFYAPSILMLWCYAKIYMVVRKHCQQRDNMEGLMNGTILKNNLKQSLDKCEIGLNQQASCIFIHTAHPTKSAVKEHKVNPQDEKCGISDIQTFHKMHHQLSLHPEAKSWADISEKVEGTDSISQFKQLWQRFSSQSVQFLIIKERKAIKQLGFIVAAFMVCWILYFVIFMIMAFCDTCVSHNLHMVTIWLGYINSTLNPFIYALCNKNIKKSFKAIIHFQS; via the exons ATGACTATTAATACCACAATATCAAGCACACATGTTCCAAACTACACAGTAGAAAACTACGCAAAGGAATATGCCCACCAGTGGTATCCTGTTATGAGTATTTTACTTGCCCTGGCCTTAAGCTTCATATCTTTACTGACTGCCATTATGaatgttttggtgctgtatgttgtgaaaagagaaagaaaactgcATAATATTGCAAACATGTACATCGTCAATCTATCTTTGGCAGATCTGTTTGTTGGCATGACAGTCATGCCCCTTAGTATTATATATATGTTGGAAAATGAATGGAAACTAGGAAGAGTGATCTGCCAGTTTTGGCTTTCCATGGATTACGTGAACAGCACGGCTTccattttcagtctttttattctGTCTGTGGATTGGTACCACTCAGTTCTTCATCCACTGAGATATTTGAAGTATCGCACCAGAACCAGAGCAGTTGCAATGATTGCAGGAGCCTGGCTTCTCTCACTGACGTGGCTCATTCCCATTTTAGGATGGCACAGCATTGCAAATAGAGGTATTAGGACTGTTGCAAACAATAAGTTTGACACTGAATTTCGCTACGTCATCTGGTTCAAAATTCTTACAGCGGCTCTGAACTTTTATGCCCCATCCATATTAATGCTATGGTGTTACGCAAAAATTTACATGGTTGTCAGAAAACACTGTCAGCAGAGAGACAATATGGAAGGTCTAATGAATGGAACTATTCTCAAGAATAATTTAAAGCAATCATTAGACAAATGTGAAATTGGTCTGAACCAGCAAG cctcctgtatcttcatCCATACTGCTCATCCAACAAAATCTGCTGTAAAAGAACACAAGGTGAATCCACAGGATGAAAAATGTGGAATATCAGACATACAAACATTCCATAAGATGCATCATCAATTGAGTCTGCATCCAGAAGCAAAATCCTGGGCTGATATTTCTGAAAAAGTGGAAGGAACAGACAGTATTAGCCAATTTAAGCAATTGTGGCAAAGATTTTCCTCGCAGTCTGTGCAATTCCTaataataaaggaaagaaaagccATCAAGCAATTGGGTTTTATAGTGGCTGCCTTCATGGTGTGCTGGATACtttactttgtgatttttatgattaTGGCTTTCTGTGATACATGTGTCAGCCACAATTTACACATGGTCACAATATGGTTGGGTTACATTAATTCAACATTAAACCCATTCATTTAtgctctgtgtaacaaaaacatCAAGAAAAGCTTCAAAGCCATCATCCACTTTCAGTCTTAA